A genomic segment from Leptolyngbya boryana PCC 6306 encodes:
- a CDS encoding DUF3119 family protein, which translates to MTNPAAIDTADQTVELAPSYVIPIVLIGAAIPLVLIQIWVSAGIALFGVFLLIQTVLLRLKFTPTDLDVYRGETLIRRFPYREWQNWEIFWSPVPILFYFREVKSIHFLPIIFDPKMLRICLEQHFPKA; encoded by the coding sequence ATGACGAACCCTGCCGCGATCGACACTGCTGATCAAACTGTAGAACTTGCTCCAAGCTATGTGATTCCGATCGTTTTAATTGGGGCTGCCATCCCGTTAGTCTTGATCCAAATCTGGGTCAGTGCAGGGATTGCGCTATTTGGAGTATTTTTGCTGATTCAGACGGTTCTGCTGCGGCTGAAGTTTACGCCGACAGATTTAGATGTCTATCGAGGGGAAACGTTGATTCGGCGCTTTCCGTATCGGGAATGGCAAAACTGGGAAATCTTCTGGTCGCCTGTGCCGATTCTCTTCTACTTTAGAGAAGTTAAAAGTATTCATTTTCTACCGATCATTTTTGACCCTAAAATGTTACGGATCTGTCTAGAGCAGCATTTTCCCAAAGCCTGA